Proteins from one Hydrogenivirga caldilitoris genomic window:
- the map gene encoding type I methionyl aminopeptidase, translated as MKRGIELYSDKEIEKIEKACKVVAEVLHAVAENVKPGITAWDIEMIAREEAKKRGAKPAFLNYKPPFSNVSYPAATCVSINEEVVHGLPKKERVIEEGDLVSVDFGAIIDGYAGDSAITVAVGNVDADKKRLMEATKLALERAVQKAAPGNWLSDIVEAVHSTAEEYGVYPVLRYGGHGIGKKVHEEPFIPNNRKDLGKKNVKLRRGMVIAIEPMFALGTEETVHDGDGWTVKTKDGSPSAHFEHTVAITKEGPKVLTEI; from the coding sequence ATGAAAAGAGGTATAGAGCTTTACTCCGATAAGGAGATAGAAAAGATTGAAAAGGCTTGTAAGGTTGTTGCCGAGGTTCTGCATGCAGTTGCTGAGAACGTAAAGCCAGGTATAACAGCCTGGGATATAGAGATGATAGCCAGAGAAGAAGCCAAAAAGAGAGGAGCGAAGCCAGCATTTTTAAACTACAAGCCGCCCTTTAGCAATGTAAGTTATCCGGCAGCGACCTGTGTCTCCATAAACGAGGAAGTTGTACACGGTCTTCCCAAGAAGGAGAGGGTAATTGAAGAAGGTGATTTGGTAAGTGTTGATTTTGGTGCTATAATAGATGGTTACGCTGGTGATTCCGCTATTACCGTGGCTGTCGGTAACGTGGACGCCGATAAGAAGAGGCTTATGGAAGCGACAAAGCTTGCTTTGGAGAGGGCTGTGCAGAAGGCAGCTCCTGGGAATTGGCTTAGTGATATTGTTGAGGCTGTTCATTCTACCGCTGAGGAGTATGGGGTTTACCCTGTCCTCAGATACGGGGGGCACGGTATAGGTAAGAAGGTTCATGAGGAACCTTTTATACCCAACAACAGAAAAGACCTCGGCAAGAAGAATGTGAAACTGAGACGTGGAATGGTTATAGCTATAGAACCTATGTTTGCCCTTGGAACGGAGGAGACGGTCCACGATGGAGATGGATGGACGGTTAAGACCAAGGACGGAAGCCCTTCGGCTCACTTTGAGCATACCGTTGCTATAACAAAAGAAGGTCCTAAGGTTCTTACGGAGATTTGA
- the rplQ gene encoding 50S ribosomal protein L17 gives MRHKVKKKKFDRTKEQRIALYRSLARALILDESIETPLERAKAVRSFVEKLVTLGKKGDLASRRRALELLPDREAVKKLFEDIAPRFEGRNGGYTRIIKLAERRVGDGAELAILEWVE, from the coding sequence ATGAGGCACAAGGTAAAGAAGAAGAAGTTTGATAGAACCAAAGAGCAGAGAATAGCTTTATACAGAAGCCTTGCAAGGGCTCTTATCCTGGACGAGAGCATAGAAACCCCTCTTGAAAGGGCAAAGGCTGTGAGGAGCTTTGTTGAGAAGTTGGTCACCCTTGGAAAGAAAGGTGACCTCGCTTCCAGGAGGAGGGCTTTGGAACTCCTTCCAGACAGGGAAGCGGTAAAGAAGCTCTTTGAAGATATAGCGCCAAGGTTTGAAGGAAGAAACGGAGGATATACCAGGATTATCAAGTTGGCTGAAAGGAGAGTAGGAGACGGAGCTGAGCTTGCCATACTTGAATGGGTTGAGTGA
- the rpsD gene encoding 30S ribosomal protein S4 — MGRYIGPWVKLDRKFGVVVSGKKSAPRILQRRNFPPGQHGRIKGRRRKLSEYGLRLMEKQKLKYLYGGLREKQFKRYFDLAAKSKENTGEVLLQLLERRLDNVVYRLGFATTRRQARQLVAHGHITVNGRKVDIPHYEVEPGDIIEVKPSSRDIPFLKENLENIDPRSVPEWLELDKDNFRGKVLKLPENVSEYLETPINVQYIIEFYSRV; from the coding sequence ATGGGAAGGTATATAGGACCTTGGGTAAAACTTGACAGAAAGTTTGGAGTGGTGGTTTCTGGAAAGAAATCTGCCCCCAGGATACTTCAGAGGAGGAACTTTCCCCCAGGACAGCACGGAAGAATAAAGGGTAGAAGGAGAAAGCTCAGTGAGTACGGGTTACGTCTTATGGAGAAGCAGAAGCTAAAGTATCTGTATGGTGGACTGAGGGAGAAGCAGTTTAAGAGGTACTTTGACCTCGCCGCAAAATCAAAGGAGAACACGGGAGAAGTCCTTCTCCAGCTTCTTGAGAGGAGGTTGGACAACGTAGTGTACAGGCTTGGGTTTGCTACTACAAGGAGGCAGGCACGTCAGTTGGTAGCCCACGGGCATATCACGGTGAACGGCAGAAAAGTTGACATCCCCCATTACGAGGTAGAGCCCGGAGACATAATAGAGGTAAAACCCTCTTCCAGAGACATACCTTTCTTGAAAGAAAATCTTGAAAATATAGACCCCAGGAGTGTTCCTGAATGGCTTGAGCTTGATAAGGATAACTTTAGAGGGAAGGTGCTTAAGCTACCAGAGAACGTGAGCGAGTACTTGGAGACACCTATAAATGTCCAGTACATAATTGAGTTTTATTCAAGGGTATAA
- a CDS encoding zinc ribbon domain-containing protein, translating to MRKEDIKPIIVLQEIDQEISRINRRLGILAKEREELERKLESLEKELQTLLKEKEELEGKERVLKERIEEEEELLNRVEEKMYMVRKDIEYKTLLKEKSKHEDNVLKLSYELDEIREKIERLKEEIKDRVPKIEKDMKETKEELEDLIEEEKIAKNKLQELLKERKLREQEVDISLLKFYEEARQRFGENVIVSIEGGVCSGCGMKIPDVLFAKILKEDSIERCPNCGRYIYYRL from the coding sequence ATGCGGAAAGAAGATATAAAGCCGATAATAGTCCTCCAAGAGATAGACCAGGAAATATCCAGGATTAATAGAAGGCTTGGAATTCTGGCAAAAGAAAGGGAAGAGCTTGAGAGAAAGCTGGAATCCCTTGAGAAAGAACTCCAGACACTTTTGAAGGAAAAGGAAGAGTTGGAGGGAAAAGAAAGAGTTTTAAAGGAGAGGATAGAGGAGGAGGAGGAACTTCTCAACCGAGTGGAGGAGAAGATGTACATGGTTAGAAAGGACATTGAGTACAAAACCCTTTTGAAGGAGAAATCAAAACATGAGGATAACGTACTAAAACTATCCTATGAACTTGACGAAATCAGGGAAAAGATTGAAAGATTGAAAGAAGAAATAAAAGATAGAGTGCCCAAGATTGAGAAAGATATGAAAGAAACTAAAGAGGAGCTTGAAGATTTAATAGAGGAAGAAAAAATCGCAAAAAATAAACTTCAGGAGCTGCTTAAAGAGAGAAAACTGAGGGAACAAGAGGTAGATATAAGCCTTCTAAAGTTTTATGAGGAAGCAAGACAACGCTTTGGGGAAAATGTAATTGTTTCTATAGAGGGTGGAGTGTGTAGCGGATGCGGTATGAAAATACCAGATGTGCTCTTTGCAAAAATATTAAAGGAAGATTCAATAGAAAGATGTCCCAACTGTGGCAGATATATATACTACAGGTTATAA
- a CDS encoding 4Fe-4S dicluster domain-containing protein, with product MKRPLMLIDLDRCIGCLSCEVACVQEKSLEKIGIRPMKVFRIEGLSDKPDGFFLPMNCFHCDPAPCVMACPTSAMRKREKDGIVYVEELLCIGCKACIIACPYGAITFNPATMKVEKCDYCYNRVDKGLLPSCVSKCVTNCLYFVEIEDIPKERHRVKRIDSELYREIFGVSSYHSCA from the coding sequence ATGAAGAGACCCTTAATGCTTATAGACCTTGACAGGTGTATTGGTTGTCTATCCTGCGAGGTTGCGTGTGTCCAGGAGAAGAGCCTTGAAAAGATTGGTATAAGACCAATGAAAGTCTTTCGTATAGAAGGCTTATCCGATAAGCCCGATGGTTTCTTTCTGCCTATGAACTGCTTTCACTGCGACCCTGCCCCCTGTGTTATGGCGTGTCCAACCTCAGCGATGAGGAAGAGGGAAAAGGACGGGATAGTTTACGTGGAGGAACTGCTCTGTATAGGGTGTAAAGCCTGCATAATAGCTTGTCCTTACGGGGCTATAACCTTCAACCCTGCAACCATGAAGGTAGAGAAGTGCGACTACTGCTACAATAGGGTTGATAAGGGTCTCCTTCCTTCATGCGTTTCCAAGTGCGTTACTAACTGCCTTTACTTCGTTGAGATTGAGGATATTCCTAAGGAGAGACACAGAGTAAAACGTATAGATTCAGAACTGTACAGGGAAATCTTTGGAGTTTCCTCATACCATTCCTGTGCTTGA
- a CDS encoding universal stress protein produces MFKRIVVGVDGSPASITASKYAFKMGNFYDVPVVGIYVIDVRLLEESFLADLAGVLGFTYYEGISGKIKDFLEKQGDTILTEFSSLGREYGAKVSVVQTSGVPYREIASQADPEDLIVLGRVGRKPISGILIGSNSEKVARHAKCPVFLVPEEERELKRALVAYDGSENAKLSLRICRSLRSLYNYEINVLSVQEEEEEVKRIEEEVRELLPEEHKFFYVSGLPEERIVSFAKDEGIDVLFLGAYGKGRFKELFLGSVTSFVIHHLDIPMFLAKVPMD; encoded by the coding sequence ATGTTTAAAAGGATTGTTGTCGGGGTTGATGGTTCTCCAGCGTCAATAACCGCCTCTAAATATGCCTTTAAGATGGGAAACTTCTATGATGTTCCTGTTGTGGGTATATACGTTATAGATGTCAGGCTCTTAGAGGAGAGCTTCCTCGCAGACCTTGCTGGAGTTCTGGGTTTCACTTACTATGAAGGTATCTCTGGGAAGATAAAGGATTTCCTTGAGAAACAAGGTGATACTATACTGACCGAATTCTCATCCCTTGGTAGGGAGTATGGGGCGAAGGTTTCTGTTGTCCAGACTTCTGGAGTTCCATACAGAGAGATCGCCTCTCAGGCTGACCCTGAAGACCTGATAGTACTTGGCAGGGTTGGTAGGAAACCTATAAGCGGAATACTTATAGGTTCTAACTCAGAGAAGGTTGCCCGTCATGCCAAGTGCCCTGTTTTCCTGGTGCCTGAGGAGGAGAGAGAACTCAAAAGGGCTCTTGTCGCTTACGATGGAAGTGAAAATGCGAAGCTATCTCTGCGCATCTGCCGCTCTCTTAGGAGCCTGTATAACTATGAAATAAACGTTCTGTCTGTTCAGGAAGAAGAGGAAGAGGTAAAAAGGATTGAGGAGGAGGTCAGGGAACTTCTCCCTGAAGAACATAAATTCTTCTATGTGTCCGGTTTACCGGAGGAGCGTATAGTTAGCTTTGCGAAGGACGAGGGAATAGATGTACTCTTCTTGGGAGCTTACGGCAAAGGCAGGTTTAAGGAGCTTTTTCTTGGGAGCGTAACCTCCTTTGTCATACATCATCTTGATATACCTATGTTTCTCGCGAAGGTTCCTATGGACTGA
- a CDS encoding YggT family protein, giving the protein MLFKLLHLLIQLLIILVFIHALGSWFPQIRESRFYALLDRLIEPMLRPIRQVLPYMGGIDISPMILIFILIVIDRLIGR; this is encoded by the coding sequence ATGCTCTTTAAGCTCCTCCATCTGCTGATACAGCTCCTCATAATTCTTGTTTTTATACATGCTTTAGGTTCTTGGTTCCCTCAGATTAGGGAGAGCAGGTTTTATGCTCTTCTTGACAGGCTTATAGAGCCTATGCTAAGACCCATAAGACAGGTTCTCCCTTACATGGGAGGGATAGATATATCACCTATGATTCTTATATTCATACTTATAGTTATTGATAGGTTGATAGGAAGATGA
- the rpmJ gene encoding 50S ribosomal protein L36 codes for MRVRASVKKRCAKCKIIRRKGKVYVICENPKHKQKQG; via the coding sequence ATGAGAGTGAGAGCGTCTGTAAAGAAGAGATGCGCAAAGTGCAAGATAATCCGCAGGAAAGGTAAAGTTTACGTTATATGTGAAAACCCGAAACACAAACAAAAGCAAGGATGA
- the rpsM gene encoding 30S ribosomal protein S13, with product MARIAGVDLPDSKRLEIALTYIYGIGKTRVREICQSTGIDCRKRVGELTPEELNVLRKFIDENYKVEGDLRREVQLNVKRLMDMGCYRGQRHARGLPVRGQQTRTNAKTRKGRRRSGGGVRRGK from the coding sequence ATGGCAAGGATAGCAGGTGTAGACCTACCTGACAGCAAGAGACTTGAGATAGCCCTTACTTACATCTACGGAATAGGTAAAACCAGGGTAAGGGAGATCTGCCAGTCCACTGGGATAGATTGTAGAAAGAGAGTCGGAGAGTTAACGCCCGAGGAGCTTAACGTCCTGAGGAAGTTTATTGATGAGAACTATAAAGTTGAAGGAGACCTCAGAAGAGAAGTCCAGTTGAACGTTAAGAGGCTAATGGACATGGGTTGCTATAGAGGTCAGAGACATGCAAGAGGTCTTCCTGTTAGAGGACAGCAAACCAGAACTAACGCCAAGACCAGGAAGGGTAGAAGAAGGTCTGGCGGCGGTGTAAGGAGAGGCAAGTAA
- the rpsK gene encoding 30S ribosomal protein S11: MAKKKQKRTVTKGIVHIHTTFNNTIINVTDPQGNTIAWESGGTVGFKGTRKSTPYAAQLAAQKAMRKAVNEFGLQEAEVWVKGPGAGRESAIRAVFASGIKVTAVRDVTPVPHNGCRPPSRRRV, encoded by the coding sequence ATGGCTAAGAAGAAACAGAAAAGAACCGTTACTAAGGGTATAGTGCATATCCACACCACTTTTAACAACACGATAATCAATGTTACAGACCCACAGGGCAACACCATAGCTTGGGAGAGTGGTGGTACGGTGGGCTTTAAAGGTACAAGGAAGAGTACTCCTTACGCAGCCCAGCTTGCAGCCCAGAAAGCTATGAGGAAGGCTGTTAACGAGTTTGGGCTTCAGGAAGCTGAAGTATGGGTTAAAGGACCCGGTGCTGGTAGGGAGTCAGCTATAAGAGCTGTTTTCGCCTCCGGTATAAAAGTTACAGCTGTAAGGGACGTTACACCTGTTCCTCACAACGGATGCAGGCCACCTTCAAGGAGGAGAGTCTGA
- the infA gene encoding translation initiation factor IF-1 — MGKKRKQEHEKEKGIVMEGEVVEALPNGMFRVQLESGHEVLAHISGKMRINFIRILPGDKVRVELSPYDLTRGRIVYRL, encoded by the coding sequence ATGGGGAAGAAAAGGAAGCAGGAGCACGAGAAGGAGAAAGGAATAGTTATGGAAGGAGAGGTTGTTGAAGCACTTCCCAACGGTATGTTTAGAGTTCAGCTAGAAAGTGGGCACGAGGTTCTTGCCCATATATCTGGGAAGATGAGGATCAACTTTATCAGAATACTTCCTGGAGATAAGGTTAGGGTAGAGCTTTCTCCCTATGACCTGACAAGGGGAAGAATCGTTTATAGACTTTGA
- the gyrB gene encoding DNA topoisomerase (ATP-hydrolyzing) subunit B — translation MTNPEEIKNHREVQDTDYGAQDIKAVTGLEHVRLRPAMYIGDIGERGLHHLIWEILDNSVDEAMAGYAKNISVIIHDDGSVTVEDDGRGIPVDIHPDTGRPAVEMVFTMLGAGGKFEKKAYAYSGGLHGVGASVVNALSEWLVVEVYRDGKIYRQEYRRGEPVYDLKVVGTTTKRGTRVTFKPDPDIFETTRIKYDIVEKRVRELAYLNPEVRFYLKDERSDKEVTYKFDRGIEELVEYLSQAKEPLFKDIVRIQGEREGVIIDIAFRYVKDYKELIDSFVNNVKTIEGGTHVTGFRSGLTKAVVRLAEGLKLSKELKTMFTGDDIREGLVAVISCKVPEPQFEGQTKTKLGNQNVKNIVDSIVYEYLTDYFDKNKEVLKLIVEKAIEAALAREAAKKAKELVRRKSPLEEGILPGKLADCSEREPDKCEIFIVEGDSAGGSAKQARDRRFQAILPLRGKIINVEKARIDKVLANEEVKAIVSALGCGIGEDIDLTKLRYHKIILMTDADIDGSHIRTLLLTFLYRFMPELIEKGYVYIALPPLYKVKVGRKETYVKDDKELERFLQELIREHAYMRDSIGREFKGEELIKVLKSFKEYEESYKALIKSKGEDVVGFLLTHRIAEEDLRSANRVKEIVQIMSQELNNYRIDTRYDDFEGAYDLILYDDRLGTKVIIDADFLSSLSYKQVLEGIHIHLPVIVGYSSKHQKVENLKDIYNTLMELVKSGIEIQRYKGLGEMNPEQLWETTMNPKTRRLVRVTIEDAVEADRIFTILMGEQVEPRREFIETYAKEVKNLDV, via the coding sequence ATGACAAATCCAGAAGAAATTAAGAACCATAGGGAAGTTCAGGACACCGATTACGGTGCCCAGGATATAAAAGCGGTCACAGGGCTTGAGCACGTCCGTCTTAGGCCTGCCATGTACATAGGAGACATAGGGGAGAGAGGATTACACCATCTGATATGGGAGATACTGGACAACTCCGTTGATGAGGCTATGGCAGGCTATGCGAAGAACATCTCCGTGATAATACACGATGATGGCTCTGTTACCGTTGAGGACGATGGTAGAGGTATACCTGTGGACATACACCCTGATACTGGTAGACCTGCGGTTGAGATGGTCTTTACCATGCTTGGAGCCGGAGGTAAGTTTGAGAAGAAAGCTTACGCTTACTCTGGTGGACTTCACGGTGTGGGCGCTTCGGTTGTCAACGCACTTTCTGAGTGGCTTGTTGTTGAGGTTTACAGGGATGGAAAGATATACAGACAGGAGTATAGGAGAGGAGAGCCCGTCTACGACCTGAAGGTGGTTGGAACAACCACCAAAAGGGGCACCCGTGTAACCTTTAAACCTGACCCTGATATATTTGAAACTACACGTATAAAGTACGACATCGTTGAAAAGAGGGTGAGGGAGCTTGCGTACCTAAACCCTGAAGTAAGGTTCTACTTGAAGGATGAACGGAGCGATAAAGAGGTTACCTACAAGTTTGATAGGGGTATAGAGGAACTCGTTGAATACCTTTCTCAGGCTAAAGAACCCCTGTTTAAGGACATAGTTAGGATACAAGGTGAGAGGGAAGGGGTCATAATTGACATAGCCTTCCGTTATGTAAAGGACTACAAAGAGCTCATAGACAGTTTCGTGAACAACGTTAAAACCATTGAGGGGGGCACTCACGTAACAGGTTTCAGAAGTGGACTTACCAAGGCTGTCGTTAGACTCGCTGAAGGACTTAAGCTTTCTAAAGAGCTGAAGACTATGTTTACCGGTGATGATATAAGAGAGGGGCTTGTTGCGGTTATATCCTGTAAAGTTCCGGAGCCTCAGTTTGAGGGACAGACTAAGACAAAGCTCGGCAATCAGAACGTGAAGAATATAGTGGATTCAATAGTATATGAATATCTAACCGATTACTTTGATAAGAACAAAGAAGTCCTGAAACTCATAGTTGAGAAGGCTATTGAAGCTGCCCTTGCAAGGGAAGCTGCCAAAAAGGCAAAGGAACTTGTAAGGAGGAAATCGCCCCTGGAGGAGGGAATACTTCCGGGGAAACTTGCTGATTGCTCAGAAAGAGAGCCAGATAAATGTGAGATATTCATAGTTGAGGGAGACTCTGCAGGGGGTTCGGCCAAGCAGGCAAGGGATAGAAGGTTTCAAGCGATACTTCCTTTGAGAGGAAAGATAATTAACGTTGAGAAGGCTCGTATAGATAAGGTTCTTGCCAATGAGGAGGTAAAAGCGATAGTTAGTGCCCTCGGTTGTGGTATAGGCGAGGATATAGACTTGACCAAGCTGAGATACCATAAGATAATACTCATGACCGATGCAGACATAGACGGCTCCCATATAAGAACCCTGCTGTTGACTTTCCTTTACAGGTTTATGCCGGAACTTATAGAGAAGGGGTACGTGTATATAGCACTCCCGCCGCTGTACAAGGTTAAAGTTGGCAGGAAGGAGACATACGTTAAGGACGATAAGGAGCTGGAGCGCTTCTTGCAGGAGCTGATAAGGGAGCATGCCTACATGCGAGACTCAATTGGTAGAGAATTTAAGGGGGAAGAACTCATAAAGGTTTTGAAGTCCTTTAAAGAGTATGAGGAAAGCTACAAAGCCCTCATAAAGAGCAAGGGTGAAGATGTGGTAGGCTTCTTACTAACCCACAGAATTGCTGAGGAGGATTTGAGGAGCGCCAATAGGGTTAAAGAGATAGTTCAAATTATGTCTCAGGAGCTTAATAATTACCGGATTGATACAAGGTATGATGACTTTGAAGGAGCTTACGACTTAATACTCTATGACGACAGACTTGGAACGAAGGTAATAATAGATGCCGATTTCCTATCCTCCCTGTCCTACAAACAGGTTTTGGAGGGAATTCATATCCACCTGCCTGTGATTGTCGGTTACAGTTCAAAGCACCAGAAGGTGGAAAACTTAAAGGATATATACAACACTCTAATGGAGCTGGTAAAGAGCGGTATTGAAATCCAAAGGTACAAAGGTTTAGGGGAGATGAACCCAGAGCAACTCTGGGAGACAACCATGAACCCTAAAACCCGTAGACTCGTAAGAGTCACCATTGAAGATGCGGTTGAAGCGGACAGGATATTCACAATTCTAATGGGAGAGCAGGTTGAACCGAGGAGAGAATTCATAGAAACCTATGCAAAAGAGGTGAAGAACCTAGATGTTTAA
- a CDS encoding DNA-directed RNA polymerase subunit alpha encodes MLNEFVFPNKVYWEQKEKSRGIFVVEPLERGFGTTLGNALRRVLLSSISGTAVTAVKIYGVYHEFSSLEGVAEDVVEIIANIKGVRFNLKDSDVEILYLKKKGEGEIKAADITLPPNVEVANPDKVIATITNPDVEFNAEIRIEKGKGYVLAEEMETIGETGWILLDADFSPVKLVSYRIEQTRVGEKTDYERLTVEVITDGTKSPDEVVKESVNILQKHFSLLEHISYEVPTLEEPIPVDELSEKLTLSIEELDISQRALNSLKRMGIATIGDLVQMTEEELKSTKNIGRKALAEIKEALKQIGLQLGINIESKR; translated from the coding sequence ATGCTGAACGAATTTGTTTTTCCCAATAAGGTTTACTGGGAGCAGAAGGAGAAGAGCAGAGGTATATTTGTGGTGGAACCTCTTGAGAGGGGTTTTGGGACGACCCTAGGGAACGCACTCAGGAGAGTTCTTCTGTCCTCCATATCAGGAACAGCCGTTACCGCTGTGAAGATATACGGTGTATATCATGAGTTCTCTTCCCTTGAGGGTGTAGCTGAAGATGTTGTTGAGATAATAGCGAATATAAAGGGTGTGAGGTTCAATCTGAAGGATTCTGATGTTGAAATCTTATACCTGAAGAAGAAAGGGGAAGGTGAGATTAAGGCTGCGGACATAACCTTACCCCCAAACGTTGAGGTGGCTAACCCCGATAAGGTTATAGCCACTATCACAAATCCAGACGTGGAATTTAACGCCGAGATAAGGATAGAGAAAGGAAAAGGCTACGTGCTTGCCGAGGAGATGGAAACCATAGGAGAGACAGGATGGATACTCCTGGACGCTGATTTTTCACCTGTTAAACTTGTAAGCTACAGGATAGAACAGACCAGGGTAGGAGAGAAAACAGATTATGAAAGGCTTACCGTTGAGGTTATCACTGACGGTACAAAATCTCCCGATGAGGTTGTGAAAGAGTCTGTTAATATACTCCAGAAGCACTTCTCTCTCCTTGAACATATATCCTACGAAGTTCCCACCCTTGAAGAACCCATACCTGTTGACGAGCTCTCGGAGAAGCTCACCCTATCTATAGAGGAGTTAGATATATCTCAGAGGGCTCTCAACTCTCTGAAGAGGATGGGTATAGCCACGATAGGTGACCTCGTCCAGATGACAGAAGAGGAGCTAAAGAGCACTAAGAATATAGGAAGGAAAGCCCTCGCTGAAATAAAAGAGGCTTTAAAACAGATAGGTTTACAGCTCGGTATAAACATTGAGAGCAAGAGGTGA